One Hordeum vulgare subsp. vulgare chromosome 4H, MorexV3_pseudomolecules_assembly, whole genome shotgun sequence DNA window includes the following coding sequences:
- the LOC123451185 gene encoding cysteine-rich receptor-like protein kinase 29: MSTSAGGGQPSVLSTLPKNLPLDFVKTITDQFSEQRILGTGAFGIVYKGIMPDGQIITVKKLAENSPIAREKAFANEVQNIMALHHENVVKLVGYCHEGQKKVVQNNGRYIVADIVESLLCHEYVPKGSLQKNLFEVDTKMDWSTRFKIIKGICNGLHFVHSIPIVHMDLKPENILLDDDMVPKIADFGLSRLFGQEQTRMNTQNVVGSYGYIAPEYLYRGEISTKSDIYSLGLLILETTTGEKNYRGNEPSAVEFIKNVRENWKEQRIASEYPSLDADCLQQVKKCIEIGLECVEIDRLKRPSIETILDKLNGRCASIRN; the protein is encoded by the exons ATGTCGACTAGCGCTGGCGGAGGTCAGCCGAGCGTTCTGAGCACGTTACCTAAGAATCTGCCGCTAGACTTTGTGAAGACTATCACTGATCAGTTCTCGGAGCAGCGTATACTTGGTACAGGCGCATTTGGAATTGTTTATAAG GGAATTATGCCGGACGGGCAAATAATTACGGTGAAGAAACTCGCGGAAAATTCGCCAATCGCGCGTGAGAAAGCATTTGCTAACGAGGTTCAAAATATCATGGCTCTCCACCATGAAAACGTAGTGAAATTGGTTGGCTACTGCCATGAAGGTCAGAAGAAAGTGGTGCAGAACAATGGAAGGTATATTGTGGCTGACATTGTTGAAAGTTTGCTTTGCCACGAGTATGTACCAAAGGGAAGCCTCCAGAAGAATCTTTTTG AAGTAGATACAAAAATGGACTGGAGCACACGCTTCAAGATAATTAAGGGGATTTGCAATGGTTTACATTTTGTACACAGCATTCCTATCGTCCATATGGATCTCAAGCCGGAAAACATACTGTTGGATGATGATATGGTGCCGAAAATAGCGGATTTTGGTCTCTCGAGACTCTTCGGTCAAGAACAAACACGGATGAACACGCAGAATGTTGTTGGGTCATA TGGATACATAGCTCCAGAATATCTATACAGAGGTGAAATATCCACCAAGTCAGACATATACAGTCTAGGCCTACTAATCTTGGAGACCACCACCGGGGAGAAGAACTATCGAGGCAATGAACCGTCTGcagtggaatttataaaaaat GTACGTGAAAATTGGAAAGAGCAGCGCATCGCGTCGGAGTACCCATCACTAGATGCAGATTGCCTCCAACAAGTAAAAAAATGCATCGAAATAGGACTGGAGTGTGTTGAGATTGATCGGCTGAAGAGACCGTCCATAGAAACAATTCTCGACAAGCTAAATGGACGATGTGCATCCATAAGAAACTAA